The Kitasatospora setae KM-6054 genome contains a region encoding:
- a CDS encoding G8 domain-containing protein, translating into MEEQRNSEQTPAVRHRHRRPLVGRRRMLTWLAVGTVAALGGGVVLRQSLAGADETSARPAPPGGSTPAGGHQHGTGGPPPASASPDPSAPQPPPVDRSGRNWSDAKGWGGKVPGPGSAVRIADKVVLDADAQVGSLLVEKTGSLVFAADRSLTLASAGNVEVRGTLALAPDGAHTHTLRFPNVDERRYAGGGMGLVDTDTGLWVTGQGYLRLDGAPRTAWTRAADALKPGDSTIRLATAPTGWQPGDELAVTPTAPPDRDDFSTSYDLVTVKQVDGATVTLTGPLKNAHPRVATGGGATFGAEVLNLSRNVRIEGTEQGRAHVHLTSSRPADVRHAALRWLGPRTDGKDSWNGKPVTEPVLGRYGLHFHMLLDTSRGTVVEGVVVRDTGSHAFVPHASHGITFRGCIAHNTWEDAYWWDGPLDTRTPQGPSDDIAYEGCVASRTVYEPNPRGYRLTGFSLGAGTGSSARDCVAVGVQGATGASGYEWPETSEGVWTFERCLAHNNLENGIFVWLNAEHHHTVTQFAAYHNGGWGIEHGAYLNDFDYTASVLYGNASGGIAVHALGRDKGTVFDGLLIDAAGQSDYAVATLKHQLAGESVTLSRSRLTGYRKAGVAFRATGDGKPDDIAVLDCEFGGAKGSELWLDPEAPEPERILYRPAGQAQAVTLGKSGSGGGGGGGGGGGGGGGGGGGGSGGGGGGGAGQGLAATGPVDAPTPPRAVALPSLAFTDSAPKTGRVGV; encoded by the coding sequence GTGGAAGAGCAGCGGAACAGCGAGCAGACCCCGGCCGTCCGGCACCGGCACCGGCGGCCGCTGGTGGGGCGGCGCAGGATGCTGACCTGGCTGGCGGTCGGGACGGTGGCGGCGCTCGGCGGGGGAGTGGTGCTGCGGCAGTCGCTGGCGGGCGCGGACGAGACCTCGGCCCGGCCGGCCCCGCCCGGCGGCAGCACGCCCGCGGGCGGGCACCAGCACGGCACCGGCGGCCCGCCGCCCGCCTCGGCGAGCCCCGACCCGTCCGCGCCGCAGCCGCCGCCGGTCGACCGGAGCGGCCGGAACTGGTCGGACGCCAAGGGCTGGGGCGGCAAGGTGCCCGGGCCCGGCAGCGCGGTGCGGATCGCCGACAAGGTGGTGCTGGACGCCGACGCGCAGGTCGGCTCGCTGCTGGTGGAGAAGACCGGCTCGCTGGTGTTCGCCGCCGACCGGTCGCTGACCCTGGCCAGCGCCGGCAACGTCGAGGTGCGCGGCACGCTGGCGCTCGCCCCCGACGGCGCGCACACCCACACGCTGCGCTTCCCGAACGTCGACGAGCGGCGCTACGCGGGCGGCGGGATGGGCCTGGTCGACACCGACACCGGCCTGTGGGTCACCGGCCAGGGCTACCTGCGGCTGGACGGCGCCCCCCGCACCGCCTGGACCCGCGCCGCCGACGCGCTGAAGCCCGGCGACAGCACGATCAGGCTGGCCACCGCCCCCACCGGCTGGCAGCCCGGCGACGAGCTGGCCGTCACCCCCACCGCGCCGCCCGACCGGGACGACTTCTCGACCTCGTACGACCTGGTCACCGTCAAGCAGGTGGACGGCGCCACCGTCACGCTCACCGGCCCGCTGAAGAACGCCCACCCGAGGGTGGCGACCGGCGGCGGGGCGACCTTCGGCGCGGAGGTGCTCAACCTCAGCCGCAACGTCCGGATCGAGGGCACCGAGCAGGGCCGGGCGCACGTCCACCTCACCTCCAGCCGGCCCGCCGACGTCCGGCACGCCGCGCTGCGCTGGCTCGGGCCGCGCACCGACGGGAAGGACAGCTGGAACGGCAAACCGGTCACCGAGCCGGTGCTCGGCCGGTACGGGCTGCACTTCCACATGCTGCTGGACACCTCGCGCGGCACCGTCGTCGAGGGCGTGGTGGTCCGCGACACCGGCAGCCACGCGTTCGTGCCGCACGCCAGCCACGGCATCACCTTCCGCGGCTGCATCGCCCACAACACCTGGGAGGACGCGTACTGGTGGGACGGGCCGCTCGACACCCGCACCCCGCAGGGCCCGTCCGACGACATCGCCTACGAGGGCTGCGTCGCCTCCCGCACCGTCTACGAGCCCAACCCGCGCGGCTACCGGCTCACCGGCTTCAGCCTCGGCGCCGGGACGGGCTCCTCGGCCCGGGACTGCGTGGCCGTCGGCGTCCAGGGCGCCACCGGCGCGTCCGGCTACGAGTGGCCGGAGACCAGCGAGGGCGTCTGGACCTTCGAACGCTGCCTGGCGCACAACAACCTGGAGAACGGGATCTTCGTCTGGCTCAACGCCGAGCACCACCACACCGTCACCCAGTTCGCGGCCTACCACAACGGCGGCTGGGGCATCGAGCACGGCGCCTACCTGAACGACTTCGACTACACCGCCTCGGTGCTGTACGGGAACGCGTCCGGCGGCATCGCCGTGCACGCGCTCGGCCGCGACAAGGGCACCGTCTTCGACGGGCTGCTGATCGACGCCGCCGGGCAGTCCGACTACGCGGTGGCCACCCTCAAGCACCAGCTGGCCGGCGAGTCCGTCACGCTCAGCCGCAGCCGGCTGACCGGCTACCGCAAGGCCGGCGTGGCGTTCCGGGCCACCGGCGACGGCAAGCCCGACGACATCGCGGTGCTGGACTGCGAGTTCGGCGGCGCCAAGGGCAGCGAACTGTGGCTCGACCCGGAGGCGCCCGAACCCGAGCGGATCCTCTACCGGCCCGCCGGGCAGGCGCAGGCCGTCACGCTCGGCAAGAGCGGGAGCGGCGGTGGTGGCGGGGGCGGCGGTGGTGGCGGGGGCGGCGGGGGCGGCGGGGGCGGCGGGAGCGGCGGTGGTGGCGGGGGCGGCGCGGGCCAGGGGCTGGCGGCCACCGGGCCGGTCGACGCGCCCACCCCGCCGCGGGCGGTCGCGCTGCCCTCGCTCGCCTTCACCGACAGCGCGCCGAAGACCGGGCGGGTCGGGGTCTGA
- a CDS encoding threonine aldolase family protein, giving the protein MTPAASPSLGTTDAVRHHDPAVRGFASDNYAGVHPEVLAAIALANDGHQVSYGEDAYTEHLQTVFRRHFGDRAEAYPVFNGTGANVVALQALLPRWGAVVAAESAHINVDECGAPEKLAGIKIHTVPTPDGKLTPALIDQQAWGWGDEHRAQPLAVSITQSTELGTLYTVDEVRAICEHAHERGMLVHMDGSRLANAAASLGVPFREFTTDAGVDVLSFGGTKNGLLLGEVVVVLDPERVSNLKYLRKMSMQLASKMRFVSVQFEALLTGDLWLRNAGHANAMARRLEAAVRDIPGVTVVRPVQANAVFALLPREVSERLQKRYRFYFWDEHTGEVRWMAAFDTTEQDIDAFAAAITEEMARQL; this is encoded by the coding sequence ATGACCCCCGCCGCCTCCCCTTCCCTCGGTACGACCGACGCGGTCCGGCACCACGACCCCGCCGTCCGCGGCTTCGCCAGCGACAACTACGCCGGCGTCCACCCCGAGGTGCTCGCCGCGATCGCCCTCGCCAACGACGGCCACCAGGTCTCCTACGGCGAGGACGCCTACACCGAGCACCTGCAGACGGTCTTCCGCCGCCACTTCGGCGACCGCGCCGAGGCGTACCCCGTCTTCAACGGCACCGGCGCCAACGTCGTCGCCCTCCAGGCGCTGCTCCCGCGCTGGGGCGCGGTCGTCGCCGCCGAGAGCGCCCACATCAACGTCGACGAGTGCGGCGCCCCCGAGAAGCTCGCCGGCATCAAGATCCACACCGTCCCCACCCCCGACGGCAAGCTCACCCCCGCCCTGATCGACCAGCAGGCCTGGGGCTGGGGCGACGAGCACCGCGCCCAGCCGCTCGCCGTCTCGATCACCCAGTCCACCGAACTCGGCACCCTCTACACGGTCGACGAGGTCCGGGCGATCTGCGAGCACGCCCACGAACGCGGCATGCTCGTCCACATGGACGGCTCCCGGCTCGCCAACGCCGCCGCCTCGCTCGGCGTCCCGTTCCGCGAGTTCACCACGGACGCCGGCGTCGACGTCCTCTCCTTCGGCGGCACCAAGAACGGCCTGCTGCTCGGCGAGGTCGTCGTCGTGCTCGACCCCGAGCGGGTCAGCAACCTCAAGTACCTCCGCAAGATGTCGATGCAGCTCGCCTCGAAGATGCGCTTCGTCTCCGTCCAGTTCGAAGCCCTCCTCACCGGCGACCTCTGGCTCCGCAACGCCGGCCACGCCAACGCGATGGCCCGCCGCCTCGAAGCCGCCGTCCGCGACATCCCCGGCGTCACCGTCGTCCGCCCCGTCCAGGCCAACGCCGTCTTCGCCCTCCTCCCGCGCGAGGTCAGCGAGCGCCTGCAGAAGCGCTACCGCTTCTACTTCTGGGACGAGCACACCGGCGAGGTCCGCTGGATGGCCGCCTTCGACACCACCGAACAGGACATCGACGCCTTCGCCGCCGCGATCACCGAGGAGATGGCCCGCCAGCTCTGA
- a CDS encoding helix-turn-helix domain-containing protein, protein MTTVQPGGGSMVRRILLGSQLRRLREGCAITREDAGYAIRASESKISRMELGRVSFKERDVADLLSLYGLAAGPDREALLALVREANKSGWWHSYNDVLPNWFQTYIGLEEAAALIRTYEVQFIPGLLQGEEYARAIFAQNRPALDEAEIARRVTLRTRRQKLLTEGLGPKLWAVIDEAALRRPVGGPEVMRAQLEHLVELAQLPSVVVQVMPFRFGAHAGESGAFSVLRFPEQDLPDVVYLEQLTSALYLDKRDDVDEYLQVMERLCVDSLTPQQTLDLLQTILKSQ, encoded by the coding sequence ATGACCACAGTTCAGCCCGGCGGGGGCTCGATGGTGCGCCGCATCCTCCTCGGCTCCCAGCTCCGCCGGCTCCGCGAAGGATGCGCCATCACCCGTGAGGACGCCGGCTACGCGATCCGCGCCTCGGAGTCCAAGATCAGCCGGATGGAACTGGGCCGGGTCTCCTTCAAGGAGCGCGACGTCGCCGACCTGCTCAGCCTCTACGGGCTCGCCGCGGGCCCCGACCGGGAGGCCCTGCTGGCGCTCGTCCGCGAGGCCAACAAGTCGGGCTGGTGGCACAGTTACAACGACGTGCTGCCCAACTGGTTCCAGACCTACATCGGCCTGGAGGAGGCCGCCGCGCTGATCCGCACCTACGAGGTGCAGTTCATCCCCGGCCTGCTCCAGGGCGAGGAGTACGCCCGGGCGATCTTCGCGCAGAACCGGCCCGCCCTCGACGAGGCGGAGATCGCCCGCCGGGTCACCCTGCGCACCCGCCGGCAGAAGCTGCTCACCGAGGGCCTCGGCCCCAAGCTCTGGGCCGTCATCGACGAGGCCGCGCTGCGCCGCCCGGTCGGCGGCCCCGAGGTGATGCGGGCCCAGCTGGAGCACCTGGTCGAGCTGGCCCAACTGCCCAGCGTGGTCGTCCAGGTGATGCCGTTCCGGTTCGGCGCGCACGCCGGGGAGAGCGGCGCCTTCTCGGTGCTGCGGTTCCCCGAGCAGGACCTGCCCGACGTGGTCTACCTGGAGCAGCTCACCAGCGCGCTCTACCTGGACAAGCGCGACGACGTCGACGAGTACCTGCAGGTGATGGAGCGGCTGTGCGTCGACAGCCTGACCCCGCAGCAGACCCTCGACCTGCTGCAGACGATCCTCAAGAGCCAGTAG
- a CDS encoding DUF6421 family protein, with product MQNLSPMLAIAGDAPTTTPLATPAARPVDHPAWPRLKDAVEALRPLQSKDGSIDLAAVPRATVDPLVATVRDAVAELAPLFPHDAAYLDAVRADLAKWADTGYRQPDFLDSLLAFRPNEQRVDGTGHLVVFPMYTQNGNPDRNLEAVLLKVVWPDWIAELERTRFDNPGYLGIAFEDFTAGYDTNSAVLFPETVAVREAPERFTWGGIFCDREAARFRAVTTSAVRQLGLDIPADAAGLLGDQDRTQQTFVLWDLVHDRTHSHGDLPFDPFMIKQRSPFWMYGLEELRCDLNTFKESVALEAEGTPQGRDVQYAILFDRLFRFPVSGDRVRNYDGMGGQLLFAYLHKHDALRWRDNRLTIDWDRVAEVTNGLCAEIETLYRDGIDRPKTAHWIAAYQLVSRYLTPHPASTWAKGPEALPLDLADDRALRKALCDAVHPDEFPLSMFYEALSKKLRRVIAGTKGITGTHTPEVAA from the coding sequence ATGCAGAATCTTTCGCCGATGCTCGCGATCGCGGGCGACGCCCCCACCACGACTCCGCTCGCGACCCCCGCCGCGCGCCCCGTCGACCACCCGGCCTGGCCGCGCCTCAAGGACGCCGTCGAGGCGCTCCGGCCGCTGCAGTCCAAGGACGGCTCGATCGACCTCGCCGCCGTCCCGCGCGCCACCGTCGACCCGCTGGTCGCCACCGTCCGGGACGCCGTCGCCGAGCTCGCCCCGCTCTTCCCGCACGACGCCGCCTACCTGGACGCCGTCCGCGCCGACCTCGCCAAGTGGGCCGACACCGGCTACCGCCAGCCCGACTTCCTCGACTCGCTGCTGGCCTTCCGCCCGAACGAGCAGCGCGTCGACGGCACCGGCCACCTGGTCGTCTTCCCGATGTACACCCAGAACGGGAACCCCGACCGGAACCTGGAAGCCGTCCTGCTCAAGGTCGTCTGGCCGGACTGGATCGCCGAGCTGGAGCGCACCCGCTTCGACAACCCCGGCTACCTCGGCATCGCCTTCGAGGACTTCACCGCCGGCTACGACACCAACTCCGCGGTGCTCTTCCCCGAGACCGTCGCCGTCCGCGAAGCGCCGGAACGTTTCACCTGGGGCGGCATCTTCTGCGACCGCGAGGCCGCCCGCTTCCGCGCCGTCACCACCAGCGCCGTCCGCCAGCTCGGCCTCGACATCCCCGCCGACGCCGCCGGACTGCTCGGCGACCAGGACCGCACCCAGCAGACCTTCGTCCTGTGGGACCTCGTCCACGACCGCACCCACAGCCACGGCGACCTGCCCTTCGACCCCTTCATGATCAAGCAGCGCAGCCCGTTCTGGATGTACGGCCTCGAAGAGCTCCGCTGCGACCTGAACACCTTCAAGGAGTCGGTCGCCCTGGAGGCCGAGGGCACCCCGCAGGGCCGCGACGTCCAGTACGCGATCCTCTTCGACCGCCTGTTCCGCTTCCCGGTCAGCGGCGACCGGGTCCGCAACTACGACGGCATGGGCGGCCAACTGCTCTTCGCCTACCTGCACAAGCACGACGCCCTGCGCTGGCGCGACAACCGCCTCACCATCGACTGGGACCGTGTCGCCGAGGTCACCAACGGGCTCTGCGCCGAGATCGAGACGCTCTACCGGGACGGCATCGACCGCCCCAAGACCGCCCACTGGATCGCCGCCTACCAGCTGGTCTCCCGCTACCTCACCCCGCACCCCGCCTCCACCTGGGCCAAGGGCCCCGAGGCGCTGCCGCTCGACCTCGCCGACGACCGGGCCCTGCGCAAGGCGCTCTGCGACGCCGTCCACCCCGACGAGTTCCCGCTCAGCATGTTCTACGAAGCCCTGTCGAAGAAGCTCCGCCGCGTCATCGCCGGCACCAAGGGCATCACCGGCACCCACACCCCGGAGGTCGCCGCGTGA
- a CDS encoding SDR family NAD(P)-dependent oxidoreductase codes for MSTPRPHAPLAPLAGKVIAVAGASGPAGQATLRRLAADGATVIGADIDQRRLDTVLAAVRTAVPDARISGQVIDLLDPQEVHDWADHLEAEHGHVDGLLHLVGGWRGSKTFFDSRIDDWDFLHDTVVRTLQHTSLAFQPALRRSTAGRYAMVSAAAAHKPTAGGAAYAAAKAATEAWTLAMADSFRKETTAPDGLPTAAAVILVIKALVSPEMRAEKPDAKFPGFTDTADLATTLASLWDRPAAELNGQHLWLTAR; via the coding sequence GTGAGCACCCCCCGTCCCCACGCCCCCCTCGCCCCCCTCGCCGGCAAGGTGATCGCCGTCGCCGGAGCCAGCGGCCCGGCCGGCCAGGCCACCCTGCGCCGCCTCGCCGCCGACGGCGCCACCGTCATCGGCGCCGACATCGACCAGCGCCGCCTCGACACCGTGCTCGCCGCCGTCCGCACCGCCGTCCCCGACGCCCGGATCAGCGGCCAGGTCATCGACCTCCTCGACCCCCAGGAGGTCCACGACTGGGCCGACCACCTGGAGGCCGAGCACGGCCACGTCGACGGCCTCCTCCACCTGGTCGGCGGCTGGCGCGGCAGCAAGACCTTCTTCGACTCCCGGATCGACGACTGGGACTTCCTGCACGACACCGTCGTCCGCACCCTCCAGCACACCTCGCTGGCCTTCCAGCCCGCGCTGCGCCGCAGCACCGCCGGCCGGTACGCCATGGTCTCCGCCGCCGCCGCGCACAAGCCCACCGCGGGCGGCGCCGCGTACGCCGCCGCCAAGGCCGCCACCGAGGCCTGGACGCTGGCGATGGCCGACTCCTTCCGCAAGGAGACCACCGCCCCCGACGGCCTCCCCACCGCGGCCGCCGTCATCCTGGTCATCAAGGCCCTGGTCAGCCCCGAGATGCGGGCCGAGAAGCCGGACGCCAAGTTCCCCGGCTTCACCGACACCGCCGACCTGGCCACCACCCTGGCGTCCCTCTGGGACCGCCCCGCAGCAGAACTGAACGGACAGCACCTGTGGCTGACAGCCCGATGA
- a CDS encoding MarR family winged helix-turn-helix transcriptional regulator — protein MTDFDPDRDPAAETALSEQWRALLARHAATACAIDRELGEAYGLGVSEFELLERLREFEQQNPDLGERAQTLAATVHLSQSAFSRLVARLEKAGLVERTHCVDDRRGIFITLTDEGRERYLRARPVHRRILAETLGPEG, from the coding sequence GTGACCGACTTCGACCCAGACCGCGATCCCGCCGCGGAGACGGCGCTCAGCGAGCAGTGGCGCGCCCTGCTGGCCCGCCACGCGGCCACCGCCTGCGCCATCGACCGCGAGCTGGGCGAGGCGTACGGGCTCGGCGTCAGCGAGTTCGAACTGCTCGAGCGGCTGAGGGAGTTCGAGCAGCAGAACCCCGACCTCGGCGAGCGCGCGCAGACCCTGGCGGCCACCGTCCACCTCAGCCAGAGCGCGTTCTCCCGGCTGGTCGCCCGGCTGGAGAAGGCCGGCCTGGTCGAGCGCACGCACTGCGTCGACGACCGGCGCGGCATCTTCATCACGCTCACCGACGAGGGCCGCGAGCGCTACCTCAGGGCCCGCCCGGTGCACCGCCGGATCCTCGCCGAGACGCTCGGCCCGGAGGGCTGA
- a CDS encoding M56 family metallopeptidase → MTALLSLLLLGLLLATVAPSRLARARWPEREPVLALLVWQMLVVAVLLCCVLSLLLASAAALPVWRDAVFAGAPAGVEDAYGLVGREGWGRLSAAVLAAGGLWTAVSLAREIRSARAERGHRHAQLVRRAPELPSSLLPRRRRVREPLVVLENVRPQAWSLPGPRARLVVTTGALQQLSDRELAAVLSHERGHVRHRHHWLGQCAQALATGFPGVGVFSAFRDQVAVLVELAADDRAARRHGRVTTALALAELNSGVFASCPPAQLAQSPARVDRLLLGEPRLPVPSRLGWTLAALAAPLGAALLALAPGLSALL, encoded by the coding sequence ATGACGGCACTGCTGAGCCTGCTACTGCTCGGACTGCTGCTCGCCACCGTGGCGCCGAGCCGCCTGGCCCGGGCCCGCTGGCCGGAGCGCGAACCCGTGCTGGCCCTGTTGGTGTGGCAGATGCTGGTGGTCGCGGTGCTGCTGTGCTGCGTGCTGAGCCTGCTGCTGGCCTCGGCGGCCGCGCTGCCGGTCTGGCGGGACGCGGTGTTCGCGGGCGCCCCGGCCGGGGTCGAGGACGCGTACGGGCTGGTGGGGCGCGAGGGCTGGGGCCGGCTGTCGGCGGCGGTGCTGGCGGCGGGCGGGCTGTGGACGGCGGTGTCGCTGGCCCGGGAGATCCGTTCGGCGCGCGCGGAGCGCGGCCACCGGCACGCCCAACTGGTGCGCCGGGCGCCGGAGTTGCCGAGCTCGCTGCTGCCGCGCCGACGCCGGGTGCGGGAGCCGCTGGTGGTGCTGGAGAACGTCCGGCCGCAGGCGTGGTCGCTGCCCGGGCCGCGGGCCCGGCTGGTGGTGACCACGGGGGCGCTGCAGCAGCTCTCGGACCGGGAGCTGGCGGCGGTGCTGAGCCACGAGCGCGGGCACGTCCGGCACCGGCACCACTGGCTGGGGCAGTGCGCGCAGGCCCTGGCGACCGGGTTCCCGGGAGTGGGGGTGTTCTCCGCGTTCCGGGACCAGGTGGCGGTGCTGGTCGAGCTGGCGGCGGACGACCGGGCGGCCCGGCGGCACGGGCGGGTCACCACGGCGCTGGCGCTGGCCGAGCTGAACAGCGGGGTGTTCGCCTCCTGCCCGCCGGCCCAGCTCGCGCAGTCCCCCGCCCGGGTGGACCGGCTGCTGCTCGGCGAGCCCCGGCTGCCCGTCCCCTCCCGGCTGGGCTGGACGCTGGCCGCGCTGGCCGCCCCGCTGGGCGCGGCCCTGCTGGCGCTGGCGCCGGGGCTCTCGGCACTGCTCTGA
- a CDS encoding DUF397 domain-containing protein: MNEAYNGMPATELDGVVWQKSRHSNSKGNCVEFAALPNGDVAMRNSRFPQGPALVYTRAEIDALLLGVKDGEFDHLAATP, encoded by the coding sequence ATGAATGAGGCGTACAACGGCATGCCGGCGACCGAGCTGGACGGGGTGGTCTGGCAGAAGAGCCGTCACAGCAACTCGAAGGGCAACTGCGTGGAGTTCGCCGCGCTGCCGAACGGCGACGTGGCGATGCGCAACTCGCGCTTCCCGCAGGGTCCGGCGCTGGTCTACACCCGGGCGGAGATCGACGCGCTGCTGCTCGGCGTGAAGGACGGGGAGTTCGACCACCTGGCCGCAACGCCCTGA
- a CDS encoding MFS transporter, protein MTDTTVTDQTVTHTPAADPPVTDTRWSPRVWGALVVLCAAMFLDALDVSMVGVALPSIGADLHLSDSALQWVVSGYVLGYGGLLLLGGRAADLLGRRRVFLVALAVFAGASLLGGLVDSGPLLIGARFLKGVSAAFTAPAGLSIITTTFPEGPARNRALSIYTTCSAAGFSLGLVISGLLTSAGWRLTFLMPVPVALIALLAGVKLLPRRTEERPASGGYDVAGAITGTAAVLLLVFTVTEAQGAGWLSLRTIGSLLLAAALAAAFLLIEARTAHPLVRLGIFRDAGVRRANLTALTLMGSYAGFQFVATLYLQRLLGWSALETALGLLPGGALVALSAGAVGRLLDRFGAARVLPVGVASMVLGYALFLRLDEHSGFVGLVLPSMLLIGAGFALAFPSINVAATSGVSDDEQGLASGLVNTALQVGGAIVLAVTTAVLTAGNGGGTDAHAQLAGYRPALLLVTGTTALGLLIALTGALRSGGRKAAAAPAPVPDYSYPAANSPAARSTAKTVTEEEVLSER, encoded by the coding sequence ATGACCGACACGACGGTGACCGACCAGACGGTGACCCACACGCCAGCCGCCGACCCGCCCGTGACCGACACCCGTTGGAGCCCCCGCGTCTGGGGCGCCCTGGTGGTCCTGTGCGCCGCGATGTTCCTGGACGCGCTCGACGTCTCGATGGTCGGCGTCGCCCTCCCCTCCATCGGCGCCGACCTGCACCTGTCCGACTCCGCCCTGCAGTGGGTGGTCAGCGGCTACGTGCTGGGCTACGGCGGCCTGCTGCTGCTCGGCGGCCGCGCGGCCGACCTGCTCGGCCGGCGCCGGGTGTTCCTGGTCGCGCTGGCCGTGTTCGCCGGCGCCTCGCTGCTCGGCGGGCTGGTCGACAGCGGGCCGCTGCTGATCGGCGCCCGCTTCCTGAAGGGCGTCAGCGCCGCGTTCACCGCCCCGGCCGGCCTGTCCATCATCACGACCACGTTCCCGGAGGGCCCGGCCCGGAACCGGGCGCTGTCCATCTACACCACCTGCTCGGCCGCCGGCTTCTCGCTCGGCCTGGTGATCAGCGGCCTGCTGACCTCGGCCGGCTGGCGGCTGACCTTCCTGATGCCCGTCCCGGTCGCGCTGATCGCGCTGCTGGCCGGTGTCAAGCTGCTCCCCCGCCGCACCGAGGAGCGCCCGGCCTCCGGCGGGTACGACGTGGCGGGCGCGATCACCGGCACCGCGGCGGTGCTGCTGCTGGTGTTCACGGTGACGGAGGCCCAGGGCGCGGGCTGGCTGTCGCTACGCACCATCGGGTCGCTGCTGCTGGCGGCGGCGCTGGCCGCGGCCTTCCTGCTGATCGAGGCCCGCACCGCCCACCCGCTGGTCCGGCTCGGCATCTTCCGGGACGCCGGGGTCCGCCGGGCGAACCTCACCGCGCTGACCCTGATGGGCAGTTACGCGGGCTTCCAGTTCGTCGCCACGCTCTACCTGCAGCGGCTGCTCGGCTGGTCGGCGCTGGAGACGGCGCTCGGGCTGCTGCCCGGCGGCGCGCTGGTGGCCCTCTCGGCCGGCGCGGTCGGCCGGCTGCTGGACCGCTTCGGCGCGGCCCGCGTCCTGCCGGTCGGCGTGGCCTCGATGGTCCTCGGCTACGCGCTGTTCCTCCGGCTGGACGAGCACAGCGGCTTCGTCGGCCTGGTGCTGCCGAGCATGCTGCTGATCGGTGCGGGCTTCGCGCTGGCCTTCCCCTCGATCAACGTGGCGGCGACCTCCGGCGTGTCCGACGACGAGCAGGGCCTGGCCTCCGGCCTGGTGAACACCGCGCTCCAGGTCGGCGGCGCGATCGTGCTGGCCGTGACCACGGCGGTGCTCACCGCGGGCAACGGCGGCGGCACCGACGCGCACGCCCAACTGGCCGGGTACCGACCGGCGTTGCTGCTGGTGACGGGCACCACCGCGCTCGGCCTGCTGATCGCCCTGACCGGCGCGCTCCGCTCCGGCGGCCGCAAGGCAGCGGCCGCCCCGGCCCCGGTGCCGGACTACAGCTACCCGGCCGCGAACTCACCGGCCGCGCGGAGCACGGCGAAGACGGTGACCGAGGAGGAGGTGCTGTCGGAGCGCTGA
- a CDS encoding DUF5134 domain-containing protein — MHGPVLVSWLLAALAAGSGGYCGWRVRRGTADPACGGHHHRTRRESDVLEAAMGLGMAGMALLPGVFWGWPYALLAAVLLVAALAGRGAAGLRAHRLHHAIGALAMAYMALAMAGGGGSAAGGHPGHHGQPGGLPLLTGALLVYFGAYALWEGSRVLAVGGPAVAPLPRACRAAMGIGMFAMLLWT; from the coding sequence ATGCACGGTCCGGTGCTGGTGAGCTGGCTGCTGGCGGCGCTGGCCGCGGGCAGCGGCGGCTACTGCGGCTGGCGGGTGCGCCGCGGGACCGCCGACCCGGCCTGCGGCGGCCACCACCACCGGACCCGCCGGGAGTCGGACGTCCTGGAGGCGGCGATGGGCCTGGGCATGGCCGGGATGGCGCTGCTGCCGGGCGTCTTCTGGGGCTGGCCGTACGCGCTGCTGGCGGCGGTGCTGCTGGTCGCCGCACTGGCCGGCCGCGGGGCGGCGGGGCTGCGGGCGCACCGGCTGCACCACGCGATCGGCGCGCTGGCGATGGCGTACATGGCGCTGGCGATGGCGGGCGGCGGCGGGTCCGCGGCGGGCGGGCACCCGGGGCACCACGGGCAGCCGGGCGGGCTCCCGCTGCTGACCGGGGCGCTGCTGGTGTACTTCGGGGCGTACGCGCTCTGGGAGGGCAGCCGGGTGCTGGCGGTGGGCGGCCCGGCGGTGGCGCCGCTGCCGCGGGCGTGCCGGGCGGCGATGGGGATCGGGATGTTCGCGATGCTGCTCTGGACCTGA
- a CDS encoding ATP-binding protein, which produces MSTGTVLATDPHVVSCTLAPRFEAVRTAREFTRRSLDAWGLGEIFDDVALVASELVTNALRHALGQHEPSRVPAQAVPAPAAGALPIRISLVHRTPQVVCAVSDPSSAGPIAREADFVAESGRGLHLVDSFSRSWGWHPLAGAGKVVWAVFDARESAPDPEPLPNPGRHRRSA; this is translated from the coding sequence ATGAGCACCGGTACGGTCCTGGCGACCGACCCTCATGTGGTCAGCTGCACCCTCGCTCCCCGCTTCGAAGCCGTACGCACCGCGCGGGAGTTCACCCGGCGCTCGCTGGACGCCTGGGGGCTCGGGGAGATCTTCGACGACGTGGCCCTGGTGGCCTCCGAGTTGGTGACCAACGCGCTGCGGCACGCGCTCGGCCAGCACGAGCCGTCCCGGGTGCCCGCCCAGGCCGTCCCGGCGCCGGCCGCCGGAGCGCTGCCGATCCGGATCAGCCTGGTGCACCGGACCCCGCAGGTGGTCTGCGCGGTCAGCGACCCGTCCAGCGCGGGCCCGATCGCCCGGGAGGCCGACTTCGTGGCCGAGTCCGGCCGCGGCCTGCACCTGGTGGACTCCTTCTCCCGCTCCTGGGGCTGGCACCCGCTGGCCGGCGCCGGCAAGGTGGTCTGGGCGGTGTTCGACGCCCGCGAGAGCGCCCCGGACCCGGAGCCGCTCCCGAACCCCGGCCGGCACCGCCGCTCCGCCTGA